The following are encoded together in the Edaphobacter lichenicola genome:
- a CDS encoding VIT1/CCC1 transporter family protein, with protein sequence MTESDNKRLLAALAANWQAEMDGHYTYSALAKREDEPQRRNALRGLAAAEKHHADLWAGRILELGGQAPQYTGSESGQADSLAAQIGGADLALRRLEIDEGRDIAKYGKQLKALGDEPSIAILKEVIADEREHYQTLGNLIRSRRPLPAMTPEQSQEALDSLLNARKEGHPQAAGWVGDAIYGINDGLGSIFGIVSGVSGATLGNSHFVLIAGLAGMVASALSMGSGAYLASKSQREIFEAEFAREREAVEDNEAEAREVLSLSYQIRGLPEEEAQRFVEHIARNKEQLIKALARERLNTSEEALSKPLVSAVSGALSTAVGALIPIIPFFFMNGIRAVIAAAIVSLIAHFAVGAAKSFITIRSWWSSGLEMTIVGAVEGVVTYVIGIGLGRIGGGQ encoded by the coding sequence ATGACAGAATCGGACAATAAGAGACTACTCGCAGCGCTCGCGGCCAACTGGCAGGCAGAGATGGACGGCCACTACACCTACTCGGCGCTGGCCAAAAGAGAGGATGAGCCACAACGGCGAAACGCTTTACGTGGTCTGGCTGCGGCGGAAAAGCACCATGCCGACCTCTGGGCTGGACGCATTCTGGAACTCGGTGGACAAGCGCCCCAGTACACGGGTAGTGAATCAGGACAGGCCGACTCCCTGGCAGCGCAGATAGGAGGAGCGGACCTTGCCCTGCGCCGACTGGAGATCGACGAGGGACGCGACATTGCCAAGTATGGGAAGCAGTTGAAGGCGCTCGGAGACGAACCAAGCATCGCGATTCTCAAGGAAGTGATCGCCGATGAACGAGAGCACTATCAAACCCTGGGAAATCTCATCCGGTCGCGACGTCCGCTGCCTGCAATGACTCCTGAGCAGTCGCAGGAAGCACTTGATAGCCTATTGAACGCCCGCAAGGAAGGCCATCCGCAAGCGGCAGGCTGGGTAGGCGACGCCATCTACGGCATCAACGATGGGCTTGGCTCTATCTTCGGCATCGTCTCGGGCGTTTCGGGGGCGACGCTGGGCAACAGCCACTTTGTTCTTATTGCTGGTTTGGCCGGTATGGTGGCCAGTGCGCTCTCGATGGGATCAGGCGCCTATCTTGCCTCGAAGAGCCAGCGGGAGATCTTCGAGGCAGAGTTTGCGAGGGAGCGGGAGGCCGTCGAGGACAACGAAGCTGAAGCGCGCGAGGTGCTTTCCCTCAGCTATCAAATCCGGGGGTTGCCAGAAGAAGAGGCACAACGCTTCGTCGAGCATATAGCCAGAAACAAGGAACAACTCATCAAGGCGCTTGCTCGTGAGCGCCTGAATACGTCCGAGGAAGCACTGAGCAAACCTCTCGTCTCTGCTGTATCTGGAGCTCTGTCGACCGCAGTGGGCGCACTCATTCCGATCATTCCGTTCTTCTTTATGAATGGAATTAGAGCGGTCATTGCAGCAGCCATCGTGTCTCTGATTGCGCACTTCGCCGTCGGAGCTGCAAAGTCGTTCATCACAATTCGTTCATGGTGGAGCAGTGGACTTGAGATGACAATCGTAGGAGCAGTTGAGGGCGTCGTGACCTATGTGATCGGAATTGGTTTAGGCAGAATTGGAGGAGGCCAGTAG
- a CDS encoding TonB-dependent receptor, giving the protein MQVPKWRNYPMKPKFAEQNASSVSHLGLCRRLWQSSCFVTLAILLLCSPLLGQGTEGTITGTVTTADGAILPNARVTVTNDGTNVSRSVIANSKGDYVVAGLNPGNYTVKVESPGFAEIRNAGVVLASQQTLRVDVAMKVGSTSSTITVTAGESVIETEMPSISSTVSAQTLTNSSSNLLSTSDATGDSGLLFYTSLLPGGSQAGGSFDWSIYGSRGSEAYYNVDGISSNSALYGNMVGPSLPPFGMIQEVEYTAVNNKAELGQLLNISVITKSGTNEIHGDLFDNYASNVLQAKNYFANRVGRLVQNDFGADIGGPIIKNKLFLFASGEFLREAQPISINPSVPTLAMRGGDFSSLLLGANPIVINNPYTGTPFQNNTIPTSMLNAGALTWQNLFYPLPNYGVATNYISNFRGTYPQHIYTNRYYVRSDYSLSQHNTLFARVGYVRSSPEVLDSGLPPSLTGYRVQKRHTWQGVLSDTWILTPHMINVAKFGLTHTANDFGGDIQGQPLVDALGITGLQVAPDDKTGIPSVYLNNFASPFQLPESQPTEQTVQFVDQVTYERGSHTFKAGAEFRPLQAEQYFNPTFGSYSFTGSFSNFDYADFLLGLPQTTGYTYPRTPQYSRLWYLNAFVQDDWKIKRNLTLFLGVRYEYNSPAVDKYNVIASFDPNTGAIVVPNLAIAQQNINPVFPAQIPIETAQTAGFPDRSMRNSFKLAAYPRVGFAYRPFKDENTVIRGGYGIFNDEISASLFSYLYGGPYGVSVGYTNGIVDGGPLVDFQHPINSAAGGIGVGAVSIQTFDHNYRNPYVQQFNLTLEQNLGFSTGLRLSYIGTRGVKLGYATNINQVPASTTPFSQSATPYSLFYSTYLFRNGGYENYNAFSAEVNRGFRHGLSYEAGFTWAKNLTDDDDTLGNGIDGGVTAENSYDLSRQKGNAKYTPRLSFVSNLIWELPIGRGERLLNGDNYASRLIGGWRVSAAYLSQSGDFLSPSFSGPDPSNTNQFSGAAQRVGGSLTPQGKRSITNWFNAAAFAVPQNGTFGSGSFGTVEGPNLNALNAALFKTFRGFRETSFELKGSFTNVLNHTNYGDPNVTITDSSVGQITSTTSKSFGGPRSGLVSGRFVF; this is encoded by the coding sequence ATGCAGGTACCTAAATGGAGGAACTATCCAATGAAACCCAAATTCGCAGAGCAGAATGCTAGTAGCGTCAGCCATCTTGGTCTATGTCGGCGACTGTGGCAATCGTCTTGCTTCGTTACGCTTGCCATCCTTTTGCTTTGTTCGCCGTTGCTGGGCCAGGGAACGGAAGGGACTATTACCGGAACCGTAACTACGGCGGACGGAGCCATCTTGCCCAATGCTCGCGTGACGGTCACGAACGACGGCACCAATGTGAGTCGAAGCGTTATTGCAAATTCGAAGGGGGACTACGTTGTTGCAGGCTTGAATCCTGGCAACTACACCGTCAAGGTTGAATCTCCCGGGTTTGCTGAGATCAGAAATGCAGGAGTCGTCCTTGCCTCCCAGCAAACTCTGCGGGTTGACGTGGCCATGAAGGTGGGCAGCACCAGTTCGACCATAACGGTAACTGCCGGAGAGTCTGTCATCGAGACAGAGATGCCTTCGATTTCAAGCACCGTGTCGGCTCAGACGCTAACGAACTCCTCGTCAAATCTGCTGAGCACGTCGGACGCGACGGGTGACAGCGGCTTACTCTTCTACACCTCACTCTTACCTGGCGGATCCCAGGCTGGAGGTTCCTTTGACTGGTCTATATATGGATCGCGCGGCAGCGAGGCCTACTACAACGTCGATGGAATCAGCTCAAATTCGGCCCTCTATGGGAATATGGTTGGACCGTCGCTCCCTCCTTTCGGAATGATTCAGGAAGTTGAGTACACTGCGGTCAACAACAAGGCTGAACTCGGACAACTCCTAAACATAAGTGTCATTACAAAATCCGGTACAAATGAGATCCATGGAGATCTCTTCGACAACTATGCAAGTAACGTCCTTCAGGCGAAGAATTATTTTGCGAACCGCGTAGGCCGCCTTGTCCAGAACGATTTTGGCGCCGACATCGGCGGCCCGATTATTAAGAACAAGCTATTCCTCTTCGCCTCGGGCGAATTCCTAAGAGAGGCGCAGCCGATATCGATCAACCCAAGTGTGCCTACTCTCGCAATGCGCGGCGGCGACTTTAGTTCATTGCTTCTGGGGGCAAATCCTATTGTCATCAACAATCCGTATACCGGAACTCCGTTTCAGAACAATACGATTCCCACGTCTATGCTCAATGCAGGGGCGCTGACATGGCAAAATCTGTTCTATCCGTTGCCAAACTATGGAGTGGCAACGAACTACATCTCTAACTTCAGAGGAACGTATCCTCAGCATATCTACACCAATCGGTACTACGTGAGAAGCGACTATTCGCTCTCGCAACACAACACACTTTTTGCCCGTGTCGGATACGTCAGGTCTTCGCCAGAGGTCCTCGATAGTGGCCTTCCTCCTTCGTTAACTGGATATCGCGTCCAAAAGCGACACACCTGGCAAGGTGTACTGTCTGATACCTGGATTCTCACTCCCCATATGATCAACGTCGCCAAGTTTGGTCTGACGCACACTGCAAATGACTTCGGTGGAGACATTCAGGGGCAACCGTTGGTAGATGCACTTGGAATCACAGGTCTGCAGGTCGCACCAGATGATAAAACCGGAATTCCTTCTGTTTACCTGAATAATTTCGCCTCTCCCTTCCAGTTGCCAGAAAGTCAGCCAACAGAACAGACTGTTCAGTTCGTGGATCAAGTGACGTACGAGCGCGGCTCTCATACCTTCAAGGCCGGAGCAGAATTCAGGCCATTGCAGGCCGAGCAGTACTTCAATCCGACCTTTGGGAGCTATAGCTTCACCGGGTCTTTTTCGAACTTCGATTATGCGGATTTTCTGCTTGGTTTGCCTCAAACAACTGGCTACACCTATCCGCGCACTCCTCAATACTCACGGCTCTGGTATCTCAACGCCTTTGTTCAGGACGATTGGAAGATCAAGCGAAATCTGACTCTATTTCTCGGGGTTCGATACGAGTACAACAGCCCGGCAGTTGACAAGTACAACGTAATTGCGTCATTCGATCCCAACACCGGAGCAATCGTCGTACCTAATCTTGCCATCGCACAGCAAAATATCAACCCCGTCTTCCCGGCTCAGATTCCGATCGAAACTGCTCAGACAGCGGGATTTCCCGACCGTAGTATGAGGAACTCGTTCAAACTGGCTGCCTATCCAAGAGTTGGCTTTGCCTATCGTCCATTCAAGGATGAAAACACTGTTATCCGTGGCGGTTACGGGATCTTCAATGACGAGATCAGCGCGTCCCTATTTTCTTATCTCTATGGGGGGCCGTATGGCGTCAGCGTTGGTTACACGAACGGTATCGTAGACGGCGGTCCGCTCGTCGACTTTCAGCATCCCATCAACAGCGCGGCAGGAGGTATTGGAGTAGGTGCGGTTAGCATTCAGACCTTCGACCACAACTATCGCAACCCTTATGTGCAGCAGTTCAATCTAACGCTCGAGCAGAACCTCGGTTTCAGTACCGGCCTGCGCTTGTCATACATCGGGACCAGAGGTGTAAAGCTGGGATATGCCACCAATATCAATCAGGTTCCCGCCAGCACAACGCCATTCTCACAAAGTGCGACTCCTTATTCTCTCTTCTACTCTACGTATCTCTTCCGAAACGGCGGATACGAAAATTACAACGCTTTTTCGGCGGAGGTGAACAGGGGTTTCCGACATGGTCTCAGCTATGAGGCTGGCTTCACCTGGGCCAAAAATCTTACCGACGATGACGATACTTTGGGAAATGGCATTGATGGCGGCGTCACGGCTGAGAACAGTTATGATCTCTCGCGTCAAAAAGGAAATGCAAAATACACACCTCGACTAAGCTTCGTATCCAATCTGATATGGGAACTCCCCATCGGTAGAGGTGAGCGGCTGCTGAATGGCGATAACTACGCATCGAGATTGATTGGCGGCTGGCGGGTAAGCGCAGCGTACTTGTCTCAAAGCGGTGATTTTCTGTCTCCGAGCTTTAGTGGACCCGATCCTTCAAATACGAATCAGTTCTCCGGCGCGGCTCAGCGAGTGGGTGGATCTCTCACTCCTCAAGGTAAGCGATCGATCACCAACTGGTTCAATGCGGCAGCATTCGCCGTTCCTCAAAACGGAACGTTTGGCAGCGGATCTTTCGGTACGGTCGAGGGGCCAAATCTGAATGCGCTAAATGCTGCTCTGTTCAAGACCTTCCGAGGGTTCAGGGAGACTAGCTTCGAATTGAAAGGCAGTTTCACTAACGTACTCAATCACACTAACTACGGGGATCCAAACGTAACCATCACTGATAGCAGTGTCGGACAGATCACCAGCACTACCAGCAAGAGCTTTGGTGGTCCCAGGTCTGGGTTGGTAAGCGGAAGATTTGTCTTCTAA
- a CDS encoding ATPase, T2SS/T4P/T4SS family has translation MAGFIPDSECILILEDVAELYIRKQHVISAEAQLDTHTSQIEFSDLLKATLRHWPDRIIGWRDSWSGSARRP, from the coding sequence ATCGCGGGATTCATTCCCGACTCAGAGTGCATCCTGATCCTCGAAGATGTCGCTGAACTATATATCAGGAAACAGCACGTCATCTCCGCCGAAGCCCAGCTCGATACGCACACGAGTCAGATCGAATTCAGCGACCTGTTGAAAGCAACCCTACGCCACTGGCCGGATCGCATTATTGGTTGGCGAGATTCGTGGTCCGGAAGCGCGCGTCGTCCTTAA
- a CDS encoding MBG domain-containing protein — protein MHLSRLSGVQTLSALVVLVAYTITPSLAHAQALTLVQSGTRYAGTITPGFNGDFGPATTVSLNTPSYIVFDSNGNQYISDTLNNCVRKIDTSGSMSTLVGLAVSGKGDTCSTASNSTPTPAQGLYQPTGLAVDSTNNLYIADSSHNCVRRLAAGASGVASLTTVSGTCGSAVSATPNPNGLVLDTSNNLYIAIQDTEVPATLSNYQVLLQAPAASLCVVAGAPSALVPTTCVGITGSVALNGPSGLAISGAGDLFIADTGNNCVRQVVGLATFQTAVGQCSNDNSGTIATGLDRPYGLAFSPTQSLYITETSPDVVVSYVLGSGSTTIVAGLPNGASGSYSPVQDGTSALNFPLNGPRGMAVDSLGNFSLADSANSILRKLSSNIIFPATPVGSLSAGLPVTFAVNQKVNLTVTSGPDFNITTNTCTGVLTPAAPGAPPVTCQVFVRFTPTLLGLRSAPIKLVDSISGNSISQGLEGTATGSLGVFTPGIVKTVVSALTAPSAVTVDPAGNAYILETGATPGTGNLLFLPVSGGIPFPIIPGGSGLLTSSAIAIDSTGNYFITDAVHGTVARFGVDGSLNTSYVTGLNTPTSIYVDGFDNLFIAQAGSAHNVIEVFAGGGSRTIAGSGNNTSADGVLATTASFVSPGGLILDTTGILYIADTGGHLVYAVDKFGIIHQVAGNGAATTTVPGQATGTAILAPSSLAFDAAGDLYIADATANLVYTVFVSTTSNGSNISTTLGTGIAGNTGDGGFANLAQISNPVSIAVEGNSYLFEVDNGNSAVREITYPNPTLAFGSVVVGQSSFVVQQTLSNFGSAPFTLNGAITSSDPHFTIDPGTTTCGTTIIAGSTCNLGFVFTPTAMGSLTASVSIISNAYNSPLTLTLTGTGRVIAPLQFTLPAETEVYGQPFSQAVNVTNSSPSPTGTITFSLGARVLCTVSATLGVGSTCNALNTGLAVGTYGITFTYSGDTNYLPATGNTTLTVTPAPLTVTVNSISRLYGASNPAFTGSLTGVASGDTVLVAYSSVATATSPVGTYPIIATLTTAGTTSLSNYAVTNTPGILTVTPIPITVTVINVSRQYGQSNPPFNSTTLGVLNGNTVSGGTINGDILTIAYSSPATVTSPAGTYPINATITGANAGNYAVIVTPGTLTVTQAILTITVANATRIYGAANPVFTSTVSGALNGDTFTNSYSTTATVASPVGSYPINDTVGGPASSNYTIQVTPGTLAITQASVTVNVAANNATRSYGAADPTFTSTVTGALNGDTFIITYATTDTPTSAVGTYIVVPTVSGPATSNYSTVTTTNGTLTISPATLTVTANNATRVYDTANPAFTGTTSGLLKGDAVATTYSSPAVINSPVGAYPIIPSVSGAALSNYSVNLVNGSLSITQNQAALVINVNSASRLYGAPNPAFSGTVTGVVPGDDVVVSYTTTATPASPAGQYSIGASVSGTSAGNYIATIHPGTLDVSPINTVTTVTSSGSPAAAGANVTFTGTVTSTTGVPTGTVNFSDGSNLLGTGTINSSGVATFSTSALTSGSHTITASFQANTNFSTSSATLTQIINAPVGSFTISATPPTQLIRGPGTTTYQVTLTSVGGFAGQINLSCSGLPADATCTFASNPTLTAGGTATVALTINTTAADAKLRDPSIPSLSPGDLAPITAAAVFPVELTGLGIFFAGLRRRRKPGTQKIRLLAVILLSFGILGLAGCCFNTTFQTYTVSVTGTSASLTTQAQSTSVFLSVGN, from the coding sequence ATGCATCTCAGCCGTCTCTCTGGTGTCCAGACTCTCTCTGCACTGGTGGTTCTTGTCGCATACACCATCACTCCGTCTCTAGCGCACGCCCAGGCCCTGACCTTGGTGCAGAGCGGAACTCGATATGCCGGAACCATCACACCGGGGTTCAACGGGGACTTCGGACCGGCGACAACGGTCAGTCTCAACACTCCGTCCTATATCGTCTTCGATTCAAACGGCAATCAATATATCTCGGATACCCTGAACAACTGCGTTCGCAAGATCGACACCTCAGGTTCGATGAGCACGCTGGTCGGACTCGCCGTCTCGGGTAAGGGCGACACCTGTTCCACAGCGTCGAACAGCACCCCGACGCCCGCCCAGGGCCTGTACCAGCCCACGGGCCTCGCCGTAGACAGCACCAACAATCTTTACATCGCAGATAGCAGTCACAACTGCGTCCGCAGACTCGCCGCCGGAGCCTCAGGTGTCGCCTCTCTCACCACCGTCTCCGGCACTTGCGGCTCGGCAGTCTCCGCCACTCCAAACCCCAACGGTCTCGTCCTAGACACCAGCAACAACCTCTACATCGCGATTCAGGATACTGAAGTCCCCGCCACTCTCAGCAACTATCAGGTACTGCTTCAGGCTCCTGCCGCCAGCCTCTGCGTGGTCGCTGGCGCACCCTCCGCACTCGTTCCTACAACCTGCGTGGGCATCACCGGCAGCGTCGCTCTGAACGGTCCCTCTGGTCTTGCTATTAGTGGCGCAGGAGATCTCTTCATCGCAGATACGGGCAACAACTGCGTTCGCCAGGTCGTCGGTCTCGCAACCTTCCAAACAGCCGTTGGCCAGTGTTCCAATGACAACTCGGGCACGATCGCCACTGGCCTGGACAGACCCTACGGTTTAGCCTTCTCACCCACGCAGTCGCTCTACATTACCGAGACCAGTCCCGACGTCGTCGTCAGTTACGTCCTTGGCTCAGGCAGCACGACCATTGTCGCGGGTCTACCCAATGGTGCCTCCGGCTCCTACAGCCCGGTTCAGGACGGAACCTCCGCCCTCAACTTCCCTCTTAACGGTCCCCGCGGAATGGCCGTCGACAGCCTTGGCAACTTCTCTCTGGCCGACTCTGCCAACAGCATCCTGCGCAAACTCAGCAGTAACATCATCTTTCCCGCTACCCCAGTCGGCAGTCTTAGCGCCGGCCTTCCGGTCACCTTCGCCGTCAACCAAAAGGTGAACCTTACCGTTACGTCGGGGCCAGACTTCAACATCACCACAAATACCTGCACAGGCGTCCTTACCCCCGCCGCGCCAGGAGCCCCGCCTGTCACCTGCCAGGTCTTTGTGCGCTTCACACCTACTCTTCTAGGTCTGCGCAGCGCCCCCATCAAGCTCGTTGACTCGATCTCCGGGAACAGCATCTCCCAGGGCCTCGAGGGCACGGCAACCGGCTCGCTCGGTGTATTCACCCCCGGTATCGTCAAGACCGTCGTCAGCGCTCTCACGGCGCCCTCTGCCGTTACGGTTGACCCCGCGGGCAACGCGTACATCCTCGAGACGGGCGCAACCCCCGGCACCGGCAATCTTCTTTTCCTTCCGGTTAGCGGAGGAATTCCATTCCCCATCATTCCGGGAGGCTCCGGTCTACTCACTTCCTCGGCCATCGCGATCGACTCCACAGGCAACTACTTCATCACCGACGCAGTCCACGGCACGGTCGCCCGCTTCGGGGTCGACGGCAGCCTGAACACCAGCTACGTCACCGGACTTAACACTCCCACATCCATCTACGTCGATGGCTTCGACAACCTCTTCATCGCCCAGGCCGGCTCAGCCCACAACGTGATCGAGGTCTTTGCGGGCGGCGGCAGTCGTACGATCGCAGGAAGTGGCAACAATACCTCCGCCGATGGCGTCCTTGCCACCACCGCCAGCTTCGTCTCACCGGGCGGACTTATCCTCGACACCACTGGCATCCTGTACATCGCCGACACTGGCGGCCACCTCGTCTACGCCGTCGATAAATTTGGCATCATTCATCAGGTCGCCGGCAATGGAGCTGCGACGACCACCGTTCCCGGACAGGCCACCGGCACCGCTATCCTCGCTCCCTCTTCCCTCGCCTTCGATGCAGCTGGAGACCTCTACATCGCCGATGCCACCGCCAATCTCGTTTACACCGTCTTCGTCTCTACCACCAGCAACGGCAGCAACATCTCGACCACTCTCGGTACCGGCATCGCAGGAAACACAGGCGACGGCGGCTTCGCCAACCTCGCCCAGATCAGCAATCCTGTCAGCATCGCCGTCGAAGGCAACAGCTATCTCTTCGAGGTTGATAACGGCAACAGCGCCGTCCGCGAGATCACATATCCCAATCCCACCCTTGCCTTCGGCAGTGTAGTGGTCGGCCAAAGCTCCTTCGTTGTTCAGCAAACCCTGAGCAACTTTGGCTCGGCTCCTTTCACCCTCAATGGTGCCATCACATCCTCTGACCCGCACTTCACCATCGATCCCGGAACGACCACCTGCGGTACCACTATCATCGCGGGTTCCACCTGTAACCTGGGCTTCGTCTTTACCCCTACAGCCATGGGCTCGCTGACCGCCTCCGTCAGTATTATTTCCAACGCCTACAACAGCCCGCTCACTCTTACTCTCACCGGTACCGGAAGGGTAATTGCGCCGCTTCAGTTCACATTGCCAGCCGAAACGGAGGTCTACGGCCAGCCCTTTTCTCAGGCCGTGAACGTAACCAACAGCAGTCCCTCTCCAACCGGCACCATCACCTTTAGTCTCGGCGCGCGAGTCCTGTGCACCGTCTCCGCGACTTTGGGAGTCGGTTCCACGTGCAACGCGCTCAATACCGGCCTTGCCGTAGGCACCTACGGGATCACCTTTACCTACTCCGGGGATACCAACTACTTGCCAGCCACTGGCAACACAACTCTGACGGTCACCCCCGCCCCACTCACAGTCACAGTCAACAGCATCAGCCGTCTCTACGGAGCGTCGAACCCCGCTTTCACCGGCTCCCTTACCGGAGTTGCCTCGGGCGACACCGTCCTTGTCGCCTACTCCAGCGTCGCCACTGCCACTTCTCCGGTCGGCACCTACCCCATCATTGCTACCCTTACCACGGCCGGGACCACAAGCCTCTCCAATTACGCCGTCACCAACACGCCCGGGATCCTGACCGTCACTCCGATTCCCATCACCGTCACAGTTATCAACGTAAGCCGTCAGTACGGCCAATCCAATCCTCCATTCAACAGCACGACCCTCGGCGTCCTGAACGGCAATACCGTCAGTGGGGGCACCATCAACGGCGACATACTGACCATCGCCTACTCCTCGCCAGCCACTGTCACCTCGCCCGCCGGAACCTATCCCATCAACGCGACCATCACCGGAGCAAATGCCGGCAACTATGCCGTCATCGTCACTCCCGGAACACTCACCGTCACGCAGGCCATACTCACCATCACCGTTGCCAACGCAACCCGAATCTACGGCGCAGCCAACCCCGTCTTTACCAGCACCGTCAGTGGCGCTCTCAACGGCGACACCTTCACGAACTCTTACTCGACCACAGCCACCGTTGCATCGCCAGTCGGTTCCTATCCGATTAATGACACAGTCGGCGGCCCCGCATCCTCCAATTACACCATCCAGGTCACTCCCGGAACTCTCGCGATCACTCAAGCCTCCGTCACTGTGAACGTGGCGGCTAACAATGCCACACGCAGCTACGGCGCAGCCGATCCCACCTTTACCAGCACAGTCACTGGTGCACTCAACGGCGACACCTTCATCATTACCTACGCCACCACCGACACTCCGACCTCGGCGGTCGGCACCTACATTGTTGTCCCCACGGTCTCCGGGCCCGCAACCTCCAACTACAGCACCGTCACAACGACCAATGGAACGCTCACCATTAGCCCGGCCACACTTACAGTCACCGCGAACAACGCCACCCGAGTCTACGACACAGCGAACCCAGCCTTTACCGGCACGACTAGCGGTCTGCTCAAGGGCGACGCGGTCGCCACAACCTACAGCAGCCCCGCCGTCATCAACTCCCCTGTCGGCGCTTACCCCATCATTCCCTCCGTCTCCGGGGCCGCCCTTTCCAACTACTCCGTGAACCTCGTCAATGGCTCACTCTCCATCACACAGAATCAGGCCGCTCTCGTCATCAATGTCAACAGCGCCAGCCGTCTTTACGGAGCACCAAACCCTGCCTTCTCCGGAACAGTCACCGGCGTTGTCCCTGGCGACGACGTAGTCGTTAGCTACACGACCACGGCCACTCCCGCTTCGCCCGCAGGCCAATACTCCATCGGCGCCAGCGTCTCGGGAACCTCCGCCGGCAACTACATCGCGACCATCCACCCGGGCACACTCGACGTCAGCCCCATCAATACCGTTACCACGGTCACGAGCTCCGGCTCGCCCGCAGCCGCTGGCGCCAACGTCACCTTCACCGGGACCGTTACCAGCACAACTGGTGTGCCCACCGGTACTGTCAACTTCTCTGACGGCAGCAACCTCCTCGGTACCGGGACCATAAACAGCAGCGGTGTCGCCACCTTCTCCACCAGCGCGCTGACCTCAGGCAGTCACACCATCACTGCCAGCTTCCAGGCCAACACCAACTTCTCCACCAGCTCGGCTACCCTAACCCAGATCATCAATGCTCCCGTCGGCAGCTTCACGATCTCCGCCACCCCTCCCACTCAGCTCATTCGCGGTCCCGGTACGACGACCTATCAAGTCACCCTCACCTCAGTCGGAGGCTTCGCTGGCCAGATCAATCTCTCCTGCTCTGGTCTGCCTGCTGACGCCACCTGCACCTTCGCCAGCAACCCGACACTCACCGCCGGAGGCACTGCCACCGTTGCGCTGACCATCAACACCACCGCAGCCGATGCCAAACTTCGCGATCCATCAATCCCCAGCCTCAGCCCAGGGGATCTCGCTCCGATCACCGCTGCCGCAGTCTTCCCGGTCGAACTCACCGGCCTTGGCATCTTCTTCGCCGGCCTCCGACGCCGCAGGAAGCCAGGTACTCAAAAGATTCGCCTTCTCGCAGTGATCCTCCTCTCCTTCGGTATCCTTGGCCTGGCAGGTTGCTGCTTCAACACAACATTCCAGACCTACACCGTCAGCGTCACCGGCACCAGCGCCAGCCTTACGACGCAGGCTCAATCCACCTCGGTCTTTCTGTCCGTCGGGAACTAG
- a CDS encoding XdhC family protein, translated as MREGRQIVRLWRQGGAVALVTLVRTEGSSYRRPGARLLLGKQGEYAGTISGGCLEAEVVRKAAWLIREGAIMERYSTMFDDTAEMPFGLGCGGIVDLLIEPVDTPECRVVLTALEGALLGDEVTVLTWLPRIGRPLERAVLAANWDFTFASEGLTELELVEARAGVLKGGIDNSDSGVFVERITAPQRLFVLGAGDDAKPVVSIAALLGWSVSVLDGRAQMARADRFPEAERVVAASAASSEVRSIRQDDAVVLMTHSYEQDRELLAAVLPLHPRYLGLLGARHRSSLLVSEAAAMLGWTVGACCDSIYAPVGLDLGGDGPQAIALAVIAEVQACCMGKLGASRRLTPQEVERHLAEGGAARYLQKQCALDVA; from the coding sequence ATGAGAGAAGGTCGGCAGATCGTTCGGCTGTGGCGTCAGGGAGGAGCAGTTGCTCTGGTAACGCTTGTGCGGACCGAGGGATCGAGTTATCGACGTCCTGGAGCCCGCCTGCTGCTGGGCAAGCAAGGAGAATACGCCGGGACGATCAGCGGAGGGTGCCTGGAGGCCGAAGTGGTGCGCAAGGCAGCGTGGCTGATTCGGGAGGGCGCCATAATGGAACGGTATTCGACGATGTTTGACGATACGGCGGAGATGCCGTTTGGGTTAGGGTGCGGCGGCATTGTCGATCTGCTGATCGAACCTGTCGATACTCCTGAGTGCCGAGTTGTACTCACGGCACTGGAGGGTGCGCTGCTAGGGGACGAAGTAACGGTGCTGACCTGGCTGCCACGTATAGGGAGGCCATTGGAACGTGCGGTGTTGGCTGCCAACTGGGACTTTACGTTTGCCAGCGAAGGGCTGACAGAGCTTGAACTTGTCGAGGCGAGAGCTGGCGTGCTGAAGGGTGGAATTGACAACTCAGACTCGGGAGTTTTTGTGGAACGAATCACGGCTCCGCAGCGGTTGTTCGTTCTGGGGGCGGGCGATGATGCGAAGCCGGTAGTAAGCATTGCGGCTCTCCTGGGTTGGAGCGTCTCGGTGCTGGATGGACGGGCGCAGATGGCTCGCGCGGATCGGTTTCCCGAGGCAGAGCGGGTAGTCGCGGCATCTGCTGCGTCGAGTGAAGTTCGGTCGATTCGTCAGGACGATGCAGTGGTGCTGATGACACATAGTTATGAGCAGGACAGGGAACTGCTGGCGGCGGTGTTGCCGTTGCATCCCAGGTACCTGGGTCTGCTGGGGGCGCGGCACCGGAGTTCGTTGTTGGTAAGCGAGGCTGCAGCGATGTTGGGGTGGACTGTCGGTGCATGCTGCGACAGTATCTATGCGCCGGTGGGATTGGACCTTGGTGGGGACGGGCCTCAGGCTATTGCTCTCGCGGTTATCGCGGAGGTGCAAGCATGCTGCATGGGGAAACTGGGAGCTTCGCGCAGGTTGACACCGCAGGAGGTTGAGAGACACCTGGCGGAGGGTGGCGCGGCGCGGTATCTGCAAAAACAATGTGCGCTGGACGTTGCGTGA